The Candidatus Koribacter versatilis Ellin345 genome has a segment encoding these proteins:
- a CDS encoding GHMP kinase — translation MARKKPGSPQQVIAEACCRVDLAGGTLDLWPLYLFHKNSVTVNFGVNIMTRCQITARDDDHISLISKDTLRGDDFEDLKTLRAAKEHRHALAAQLLRFFEPDCGLNLETNSESPAGAGISGSSALMIAITAALARFTGRKLTLEQIRTISQNVEAQVINVPTGCQDYYPALYGGVNAVHLQPDGIIREAIDVAPEEIEKRFVLIYTGAPRQSGTNNWEVFKAHIDGDSIVQRNFDRIADIADSMHHALAAHDWDEVARLLREEWKQRRTNAPNITTKFIDELIEVARKKGARAAKVCGAGGGGCVIIMTHEDSRDKVSAALAEAGATVLPLQVARKGLQVRSK, via the coding sequence ATGGCTCGTAAGAAACCCGGCTCTCCTCAACAGGTAATTGCCGAGGCGTGCTGTCGCGTGGACCTCGCCGGCGGCACCCTCGATCTGTGGCCTCTTTACCTTTTTCATAAAAACTCCGTCACGGTGAATTTTGGGGTCAATATCATGACCCGCTGCCAGATCACCGCCCGCGACGACGACCACATTTCGCTGATCTCAAAAGACACGCTGCGTGGCGACGACTTCGAAGACCTGAAGACGCTGCGTGCGGCGAAAGAACACCGTCATGCACTCGCCGCGCAACTGCTGCGCTTCTTCGAGCCGGACTGCGGCTTGAACCTGGAGACGAATTCCGAATCGCCCGCGGGCGCGGGAATCTCCGGTTCGTCGGCGCTGATGATCGCCATTACCGCGGCGCTGGCGCGGTTCACCGGTCGCAAGCTCACGCTGGAGCAGATTCGCACCATCTCGCAAAACGTTGAAGCGCAGGTGATCAACGTTCCTACCGGATGCCAGGATTACTATCCGGCGCTTTATGGCGGCGTGAACGCGGTGCATCTGCAGCCGGATGGAATAATCCGCGAGGCGATTGATGTTGCACCCGAGGAGATCGAGAAGCGCTTCGTGCTGATCTATACCGGCGCGCCGCGGCAATCGGGGACCAACAACTGGGAGGTCTTCAAAGCGCACATCGACGGCGACAGCATTGTGCAGCGCAACTTCGACCGCATCGCCGACATCGCCGACAGCATGCACCACGCGCTCGCCGCCCACGATTGGGATGAAGTCGCGCGCCTGCTGCGCGAAGAGTGGAAGCAGCGTCGAACGAACGCGCCGAACATCACGACGAAGTTCATTGATGAACTGATCGAAGTAGCCCGGAAGAAGGGCGCCCGCGCAGCGAAAGTCTGCGGCGCCGGCGGCGGCGGCTGCGTGATCATCATGACCCACGAAGATTCCCGCGATAAAGTAAGCGCGGCGCTGGCCGAAGCGGGAGCTACGGTGTTGCCGTTGCAGGTGGCCCGGAAGGGGCTGCAGGTTCGGAGTAAGTAG
- a CDS encoding YncE family protein, whose protein sequence is MRKVLVLLITLFVGAGFSQSRPVAATPPSQARLSTVAMIDLPGRPGFDSVAIANNLVVIAHTGANTVDVFDPQKRRMVAQITNIAQPRGIAVDAKNSRFFVACANSTINVVSSQDWQVKDTFSVDGSPDVIALSPDGLRLYIGDKMNSSVSAVDTSLRKTIATAQLDGRPEAIAVGDGNLAYVSVQDAAEVASIDPQMKVVGQFKLQASQPTALVFDPGAHRLYVAVRGAVLALDAANGAEVSRVAAPRGVSSLDFDPVSRMLFAAGGGSVASFSANGGVLRAVDELPADVKGHSLVFDASRGLLFLPGGREGRSKMLIVRDISGGAAPSAAPAEASLHK, encoded by the coding sequence ATGCGAAAAGTTCTTGTTCTTTTGATTACGTTGTTCGTCGGCGCGGGCTTCAGCCAGTCGCGTCCGGTCGCTGCCACTCCGCCGTCGCAGGCGCGCCTCAGCACGGTTGCGATGATCGACCTGCCGGGGCGGCCGGGTTTCGACTCCGTCGCGATCGCCAATAACCTCGTTGTGATCGCACATACCGGCGCGAACACGGTGGATGTCTTCGATCCGCAGAAGCGGCGGATGGTGGCGCAGATCACGAACATCGCGCAGCCGCGCGGCATCGCCGTAGATGCGAAAAATAGCCGGTTCTTCGTCGCCTGCGCGAATTCCACCATCAACGTGGTCTCCTCGCAGGACTGGCAGGTAAAAGACACGTTCAGCGTGGACGGTTCGCCGGATGTGATCGCGCTTTCGCCGGACGGATTGCGGCTCTACATCGGCGATAAGATGAATTCCAGCGTCTCCGCCGTGGATACGTCGCTGCGGAAGACCATCGCCACCGCGCAACTCGACGGCCGGCCCGAGGCCATCGCGGTTGGCGACGGCAACCTCGCGTACGTTTCCGTACAGGACGCGGCCGAAGTCGCGAGCATTGACCCACAAATGAAGGTTGTCGGGCAGTTCAAGCTCCAGGCGTCGCAGCCCACGGCGCTGGTCTTCGACCCGGGCGCGCACCGGCTCTATGTCGCGGTACGTGGAGCGGTTCTGGCTCTGGACGCGGCCAATGGCGCGGAAGTCTCGCGAGTGGCCGCGCCGCGCGGCGTGAGTAGCCTGGATTTCGACCCCGTTTCACGGATGTTGTTCGCGGCGGGCGGTGGCTCGGTGGCTTCCTTCAGCGCGAATGGCGGTGTTCTGCGCGCGGTGGATGAACTTCCCGCGGATGTGAAGGGCCATAGCCTGGTGTTCGACGCCAGCCGGGGCTTGTTGTTCCTGCCAGGTGGCCGCGAAGGCCGGTCGAAGATGCTGATCGTGAGAGACATCAGCGGTGGTGCCGCGCCGAGTGCGGCGCCGGCTGAGGCGTCACTTCATAAGTAA
- a CDS encoding putative quinol monooxygenase — protein sequence MQKLKLTLIRIEMRFCYLTCALVMLLMVVGSSTGFAQKEEMMVRISEIEIHSAYIDTYKAILKEEAGASVRLEPGVIAIFPMYQKGEPTQIRILEIYATREAYESHLKTLHFQKYKTTTLNMVKSLKLVDMETLDAETMSVIFQKLKKSR from the coding sequence TTGCAAAAGCTGAAACTGACGCTCATCCGCATAGAAATGCGCTTTTGCTATTTGACTTGCGCTCTCGTGATGCTGTTGATGGTCGTCGGTAGCAGCACCGGTTTCGCTCAGAAAGAGGAGATGATGGTCCGCATCTCGGAGATTGAAATTCATTCGGCCTATATCGACACGTACAAGGCCATACTGAAGGAAGAAGCCGGAGCTTCCGTAAGGTTGGAGCCGGGGGTCATCGCCATTTTCCCCATGTATCAGAAGGGTGAACCAACCCAGATCAGGATTCTGGAAATTTACGCCACCCGGGAAGCCTACGAGTCTCACCTCAAGACACTGCACTTTCAGAAGTACAAAACGACAACGCTGAACATGGTCAAGTCACTGAAGCTGGTCGACATGGAGACGCTCGACGCAGAAACGATGAGCGTGATATTTCAGAAACTCAAAAAAAGTCGATAA
- a CDS encoding TonB-dependent receptor, translated as MRFGLIATLLWSCLFPALACAQNAEITGHVVDTQGRPIAGAAVFLAERNLRTATDATGHFTFAAESSTPAEVRVEVPGFAPQTAQVTPGNDAEIALVPATVAQNISVTATRSSLSEDVTASSVRVLPSEQLADTAAITLDDKLRQVPGFELFRRSSSRVSNPTSQGVSLRGLGSTAASRTLVLADLIPVNDPFGGWIHWDETPQLLVQQVEVVRGGGSDLYGSSAIGGVMDIVEHPPTLAAGQLDLGYGQQNTPTSSLIESLSHGEWHGLFAGDFVRTDGYTLIAPDQRGEVDTPSNVHYQNANAQIERTFGSRGSAFLDGNFLNEARSNGTFVQNNATRLWRYSTGLDWAVTNTSSFKLRAFGATEHYRQSFSSVAPDRDSETLTRLQHVPTGELGFNGQWLQSFGAHFTLLAGADFLDVRAMDYEQTFFGHPTGYIDTTGRQRDTGVYGEGIFQYNNWTITGSLRFDHFVNLDAQQWIRAKGALTTTPIADRTENVPDPRLGVVRRLTNNIALTATAFRAFRSPTMNELYRTGQVGQQITIANPQLRSERATGWEAGVQIAAPSRNTAVRASYFWTEVNRPVVAVTQSVNGNSITLLRENAGQIRSRGLALDGDWMLRPWLFFSGGYQYADASVTRFDQTPALIGNWIPQVPHNTGTVQATLNKKQFGTLSIQVRGSGQQFDDDRNTFLLHSFFRTDLFAAHDFGRHFQVFLSTENLFDRTIEVGRTPVLTLGTPRLVQGGLKIFWANADRS; from the coding sequence ATGCGCTTTGGCCTGATCGCCACGCTGCTGTGGAGCTGTCTGTTCCCTGCGCTGGCCTGCGCGCAAAACGCGGAAATTACCGGCCATGTAGTGGATACCCAGGGCCGCCCCATCGCGGGCGCCGCCGTCTTTCTCGCCGAACGCAACCTCCGCACCGCCACTGATGCCACCGGACACTTCACTTTTGCGGCTGAATCCAGCACGCCCGCCGAGGTTCGCGTGGAAGTACCCGGCTTCGCGCCACAAACCGCGCAGGTTACGCCGGGAAATGACGCTGAAATCGCGCTTGTGCCCGCGACCGTCGCGCAGAACATCTCTGTCACCGCGACCCGCAGCAGTCTCTCCGAGGACGTTACCGCCTCCAGCGTGCGTGTGCTGCCATCCGAACAATTGGCCGACACCGCCGCCATCACCCTCGACGACAAACTCCGCCAGGTCCCCGGTTTCGAGCTCTTCCGCCGCTCCAGTTCGCGGGTATCCAATCCCACCAGCCAGGGCGTGAGCCTCCGCGGACTCGGTTCCACTGCCGCGAGCCGCACGTTGGTGCTCGCCGACCTGATCCCCGTGAATGATCCGTTCGGTGGATGGATCCACTGGGACGAAACCCCGCAGCTGCTGGTGCAGCAGGTGGAAGTGGTGCGCGGGGGCGGCTCGGACCTTTACGGCAGCAGCGCCATCGGCGGCGTGATGGACATTGTTGAGCATCCGCCGACGCTTGCCGCTGGACAACTCGATCTCGGCTACGGCCAGCAGAACACGCCGACCAGCTCGCTGATCGAAAGCCTCTCGCACGGCGAATGGCACGGGCTGTTCGCCGGCGACTTCGTGCGCACCGACGGATACACGCTCATCGCGCCCGACCAGCGCGGTGAGGTGGATACTCCGTCGAACGTGCACTACCAGAATGCGAATGCGCAGATCGAGCGAACGTTTGGCTCGCGCGGCAGCGCCTTCCTCGACGGCAATTTCCTGAACGAAGCGCGCTCGAACGGCACGTTTGTCCAGAACAACGCCACGCGGCTCTGGCGCTATAGCACCGGGCTGGACTGGGCCGTGACCAACACAAGTTCCTTCAAACTGCGCGCGTTCGGTGCGACCGAGCATTATCGCCAGAGCTTTTCGTCAGTGGCGCCCGACCGTGACAGCGAAACACTCACGCGACTCCAGCATGTCCCGACCGGCGAACTCGGCTTCAACGGACAATGGCTGCAATCATTCGGCGCACACTTCACGCTGCTGGCCGGCGCCGATTTCCTCGACGTTCGCGCCATGGATTACGAGCAGACATTCTTCGGCCATCCCACGGGTTATATCGATACGACGGGACGCCAGCGCGATACCGGCGTTTACGGAGAAGGCATCTTCCAGTACAACAACTGGACGATCACAGGATCGCTGCGCTTCGATCACTTCGTGAACCTCGACGCACAACAGTGGATTCGCGCGAAGGGCGCGCTGACCACGACGCCAATTGCCGACCGCACCGAGAATGTCCCCGACCCACGGCTCGGCGTGGTGCGCAGACTCACAAACAATATCGCGCTCACCGCCACGGCCTTCCGCGCCTTCCGCTCGCCGACGATGAACGAGCTCTACCGCACCGGGCAGGTCGGCCAGCAGATCACCATCGCGAACCCGCAACTGCGCTCTGAACGCGCTACGGGCTGGGAGGCCGGTGTCCAAATCGCCGCGCCTTCGCGCAATACCGCGGTGCGCGCCAGCTATTTCTGGACCGAGGTCAACCGCCCCGTCGTCGCCGTGACGCAATCGGTGAACGGCAACAGCATTACTCTTCTCCGCGAAAACGCCGGGCAAATCCGCAGCCGCGGTCTCGCGCTCGATGGCGACTGGATGCTGCGCCCCTGGCTCTTCTTCAGCGGCGGCTATCAGTACGCGGACGCCTCCGTGACGCGCTTCGACCAGACGCCGGCACTCATCGGCAACTGGATCCCGCAAGTCCCGCACAACACCGGCACGGTCCAGGCCACGCTTAACAAGAAACAATTCGGGACGCTCTCCATCCAGGTTCGTGGCAGCGGGCAGCAATTCGACGACGACCGCAACACCTTCCTGCTGCACAGTTTCTTCCGCACCGATCTCTTTGCCGCGCACGATTTCGGCCGCCACTTCCAGGTCTTCCTCTCGACGGAAAACCTCTTCGACCGCACCATTGAAGTCGGTCGCACGCCGGTGTTGACACTCGGCACGCCACGGTTGGTGCAAGGTGGGCTGAAGATTTTCTGGGCCAACGCCGACCGTTCTTAG